The following coding sequences lie in one Phragmites australis chromosome 8, lpPhrAust1.1, whole genome shotgun sequence genomic window:
- the LOC133927648 gene encoding serine/threonine-protein phosphatase 7 long form homolog, which produces MAHGGLPELLQQRYDENHRGRMIFTGQQLGPLRARSVHKIKELDPRFHEPLARAGLLPFALMMAGAPMEVGGRTPLPAIDEALLTGLVDRWHPETHTFHFPFGEMAVTLRDVAMLTGLPIRGAPLIVSRPAREQWKGYVADRFGVQYDGKDAGLSMSWVHGLTQFGPCPLDADENTLMQHYEVYLYVLLGGIMFCNTAGDYVVPHIVWLAAHLASHPYEPTSYSWGSAVLAATYRGLCDATQRTKRKATITGCLHLLQLWSWEYLPISRPWVLKCYYPVHISDGIADDIRPTMGYRWIHARLRWSQQQDHGNYSRVISDLDILSADLVDWDPWRMARVKEIADGGLLASSCSRDADLWLTTCFLLYMNCVEVYSPERVQRQFGYRQVVPVPAPRDAGRAHEWSSKGGGGTQDWASKNAEYIRRWTESAAVDVIITAGQYDEVTYWDYLAWYRPRTRATLLSGPVQPGPRPFPEDRARLLHTEEAYEMHTQADQPFGEPSRSSSQRDRNPLREYMRTRGSRFLNAIRGLAW; this is translated from the exons atggctcatggtggtcttcccgagcttcttcagcagcggtacgacgagaaccataggggaaggatgatattcacaggacaacag ttgggtccgttacgagcccggagtgtgcacaagattaaggagttggaccctcgattccacgagccactcgcacgggcgggactactacctttcgctctcatgatggccggagctcccatggaggtcggtggtaggacacctctcccggcaattgatgaggcactgctcacaggtctcgtcgaccgctggcatcctgagacacacactttccactttccttttggtgagatggcagTAACACtgcgggacgtggccatgctgaccgggctgccaataaggggtgccccgttaatagtttcgcgacccgcaagggagcagtggaagggttatgttgcagatag gtttggtgtgcaatacgacgggaaggatgctggcctctccatgtcctgggttcatgggctgacacagttcggtccatgcccactggatgcggacgagaatacacttatgcaacactatgaggtgtacttatacgtcctgctcggaggcatcatgttctgcaacacggcaggcgattatgtcgtcccacatattgtatggttagcagcccacctcgcgtcacatccttatgagcctacatcttacagttggggatctgcagtgttggctgcaacctacagaggattgtgtgatgcaacccagcgaacAAAGAGGAAGGCAACCATTACAGGGTGCTTACATCTCTTACAGTtatggagttgggagtacctcccgatttccagaccttgggtgctcaagtgctactacccagttcacatctctgatggcattgcagatgacataaggccaacgatggggtatcggtggattcatgccaggctaagatggagtcagcagcaagaccatggtaactactccaggGTGATAAGTGACCTGGACATCCTTAGCGCTGATCTAGTGgattgggatccatggcgtatggcacgagtaaaagaaattgcagatggtggactcctggcatcctcttgtagccgtgacgcagacttatggttgaccacatgcttcttgttgtacatgaactgcgtggaagtatattctccagaacgtgtacagaggcagttcgggtaccgacaggtggtgcctGTTCCAGCACCACGAGACGCCggacgggcgcacga gtgGAGCTCAAAGGGGGGCGGAGGCACGCAGGACTGGGCATCCAAGAATGCCGAGTACATACGGAGGTGGACAGAATCAGCTGCGGTGGATGTCATCATtactgctggacaatacgacgaggtcacgtactgggactaccttgcttggtaccgtccgcgcacgcgtgccaccttactcagcggacctgtacagccgggccccagacccttccccgaggatcgtgcccgcctacttcat actgaagaggCCTATGAGATGCATACGCAAGCGGATCAACCTTTTGGGGAACCAAGCAGGTCATCATCGCAGAGGGATCGTAACCCTCTCCGGGAGTACATGAGGACAAGAGGATCCCGCTTCCTAaacgctatacgtggtctag CATGGtga
- the LOC133927649 gene encoding serine/threonine-protein phosphatase 7 long form homolog: MQLGPLRARSVHKIKELDPRFHEPLARAGLLPFALMMAGAPMEVGGRTPLPAIDEALLTGLVDRWHPETHTFHFPFGEMAVTLRDVAMLTGLPIRGAPLIVSRPAREQWKGYVADRFGVQYDGKDAGLSMSWVHGLTQFGPCPLDADENTLMQHYEVYLYVLLGGIMFCNTAGDYVVPHIVWLAAHLASHPYEPTSYSWGSAVLAATYRGLCDATQRTKRKATITGCLHLLQLWSWEYLPISRPWVLKCYYPVHISDGIADDIRPTMGYRWIHARLRWSQQQDHGNYSRVIMRPSAMVDP, from the exons atgcagttgggtccgttacgagcccggagtgtgcacaagattaaggagttggaccctcgattccacgagccactcgcacgggcgggactactacctttcgctctcatgatggccggagctcccatggaggtcggtggtaggacacctctcccggcaattgatgaggcactgctcacaggtctcgtcgaccgctggcatcctgagacacacactttccactttccttttggtgagatggcagTAACACtgcgggacgtggccatgctgaccgggctgccaataaggggtgccccgttaatagtttcgcgacccgcaagggagcagtggaagggttatgttgcagatag gtttggtgtgcaatacgacgggaaggatgctggcctctccatgtcctgggttcatgggctgacacagttcggtccatgcccactggatgcggacgagaatacacttatgcaacactatgaggtgtacttatacgtcctgctcggaggcatcatgttctgcaacacggcaggcgattatgtcgtcccacatattgtatggttagcagcccacctcgcgtcacatccttatgagcctacatcttacagttggggatctgcagtgttggctgcaacctacagaggattgtgtgatgcaacccagcgaacAAAGAGGAAGGCAACCATTACAGGGTGCTTACATCTCTTACAGTtatggagttgggagtacctcccgatttccagaccttgggtgctcaagtgctactacccagttcacatctctgatggcattgcagatgacataaggccaacgatggggtatcggtggattcatgccaggctaagatggagtcagcagcaagaccatggtaactactccaggGTGATAATGAGACCATCCGCCATGGTTGATCCATAA
- the LOC133926756 gene encoding uncharacterized protein LOC133926756 yields the protein MAGSSSTGFPWTPATIAIALNASLQVVREGNDDPLKENNIIQAVAKLHARPICSRLTAPLQCVTTEDLRALLYHRRQMYLRVRELADHPSVIGFSRRQRTIVMSPDQYASHIQAFPEDEQLINKEISHFLTMCMLFGGGVMPGSRRRRRQSANQRGTEATSTNHPDNDEDEDDDDFMPPMPRRSNRNTGESSRNTARGRSRTTSRCHTTDREIGRGTTSEKPQDDDDDDDDFMPQRPRPPRLPSPEDTDDPENDDGFARTHFYNFPEPPRRRQPSYPDSFDHRTWNSYANLRRHFPSP from the exons atggcgggatcctctagtacaggctttccatggacacctgcaacgatcgctatagcacttaatgcctccttacaggttgtgcgcgaaggaaacgatgatccgttaaaggagaacaacataatccaagccgtggcgaaattgcatgcaagacccataTGTTCTAGGTTAACCGCGCCACTCCAATGtgtaaccaccgaggaccttagggccctcttgtatcaccggcgtcaaatgtatctgagggtccgcgaactggccgaccatccttctgtgataggtttctctaggaggcaaagaacgatagtaatgtcgccagaccagtatgcatcccatattcag gctttcccggaagacgaacagttgatcaacaaagaaatctcacacttcttgacgatgtgtatgctcttcggcgggggtgtgatgcctggttcgcgtagaagacgacgacagtcagcgaatcaaaggggtacagaggcgacctctacgaatcatccagataatgatgaggacgaagacgatgacgatttcatgccccccatgcctagacgttcgaacagaaatacaggagaaagttctaggaacactgcaagaggacgttcacgcacaacatcgagatgccatacaactgatagggaaataggacgtggtaccacctcggagaaacctcaagatgacgacgacgacgatgacgatttcatgccacaacgaccccgccctccgaggcttccatctccagaggacaccgatgaccctgaaaatgatgatggatttgctcgtactcatttttacaacttcccagaaccacctcggagacgacaaccatcttacccggaTAGCTTTGACCATCGCACCTGGAATTCTTacgctaatttgcgtcgccactttccttcgccctaa